The DNA window GGTAGACACTCGCTCGGTTCATGAGGTGATCATGATCACAAGTCCCGGTTCCATCCAAAGAACCAGGAACTTATTTTGCCGGCAACTTCAACACGGTTCCTTTGCGCAATTTCCCAGGATCGGTGAACCCATTGAGCTTCATCAACTCATTCACATTCACATCATGTTTGCGAGCGATCCCGTAAAAGGTTTCCCCGTTCTGAACTTGATGAGAACGACTTGAACTCGCCACAGGTTTTGCCACCGCTGGTTTTGCAGGTGCATCCAGTTTCGGCGCAGCCTTGACCGGAACCGCCGCAGGAACCGGTTTGGCTTTTGCCACTTCCAGCCTTGGTTCGGCAGGTTTGTCCAGAGCTTTCGCAGCAACCGGCGCAGGGGCAGGCTCGACCAACTTCGAAGCTGAATTCTCCTCAGCCTTGGGAGCCATCATCACCGCAGGCGCTGCCGCACTGACGGTTCCGCCTCCCAGGCGCGGCACCAGCAATTTTCTGCCCACATACAAGGCTCCGTTTTCATTCAGGTTGTTCAACGCGGAGATCTGCTCCGTGGTTGCTCCAGTGGCTTCGGCGATGCTCTGCAGATTCTGTCCAGGCGTTACGATGTATTCGACCGTTTCCACGACTGCATTTGCATCCGTCTGACCAGCGGGGATTTCTGAACGCGGTGTTACCGAGGCATCCACCGCTATCGATTCAACCGACGGAATAACAGGCTGATCTTGCGTCGCGACATTGCTCCCCGGCTTTTCCGCAATGATGTTATACAGCACCACGGCGCCAATCAGGAACACGTGCAGCAACAGCAAAAAGGTAAAGATGCGACTGAGATTGCCGCTGCCATCCTGGATGTCGACATTGTCCGGCTCACCTTCAATGGCGGACACACGATGACGCCGCACTGGCCCCGTGCGGGGCGCTGCCGCTGGGGTATCTGGTCGTGGAATTTCGCTTTTCATGGTTTTGTTTTGGGTGGGGTTGGGATTGGAGATTCAGTCAGTCTCATCACTGCGTCGCAAAAAACGTTGCCGCGTTCAACATAGCTGCTGAACATGTCGAACGAGGAGGTGCCTGGCGAAAAAACAATGTCTTGATCAAGCGCCGCCATCTCCGTGGCCACTTGAACCGATTCAGGAACCGAAACCGCCTTGCGACAAGGCACCAAGGAAGAGAACTGATCGAACAGCTTGTCCGCAATTTCACCGATTAACACCAGCCCCGCCACCTTGGCGTGCAGCAAGCCGGCGAGCGGCGAATAATCGAGTCCTTTTTCCTTGCCGCCAATGATCAACACCACTGGCTCATCCTGAGACCGCAGACAAGTCTCCAACGCATGCAAGTTGGTGGCCTTCGAATCATTGATGTAACGTCGGCCATTCACGATGCGCACCAACTCACACCGGTGCCTCGCTGCCGCATATCCATTCAAGGCAT is part of the Phragmitibacter flavus genome and encodes:
- a CDS encoding LysM peptidoglycan-binding domain-containing protein, giving the protein MLLLHVFLIGAVVLYNIIAEKPGSNVATQDQPVIPSVESIAVDASVTPRSEIPAGQTDANAVVETVEYIVTPGQNLQSIAEATGATTEQISALNNLNENGALYVGRKLLVPRLGGGTVSAAAPAVMMAPKAEENSASKLVEPAPAPVAAKALDKPAEPRLEVAKAKPVPAAVPVKAAPKLDAPAKPAVAKPVASSSRSHQVQNGETFYGIARKHDVNVNELMKLNGFTDPGKLRKGTVLKLPAK